From the Perca flavescens isolate YP-PL-M2 chromosome 21, PFLA_1.0, whole genome shotgun sequence genome, one window contains:
- the LOC114548678 gene encoding leucine-rich repeat-containing protein 51 produces MYGPPVDLSFKDINSVTGALAEVPRSGLRPLKTNSKGKYQSCSLRLSNNSISDVTGLQYILSHFLAQPSKLGWLDLSFNKITCIDPVLCELSELRVLYLHGNNIWNLSDVDQLREMQYLHTITLHGNAIETNINYRNHVITALPHLKKMDFSAVTREQQVLANVWHHGRNRGKNTRESLQ; encoded by the exons ATGTACGGCCCTCCAGTGGATCTATCATTTAAGGATATCAACAGTGTCACAG GTGCGCTGGCAGAGGTGCCCCGAAGTGGACTGCGGCCTTTAAAGACAAACTCTAAGGGGAAGTATCAGAGCTGCAGTTTGCGTCTCAGTAATAACAGCATCTCTGACGTCACCGGCCTTCAGTACATTCTCAGCCACTTTCTGGCTCAACCGTCGAAGCTCGGCTGGCTGGACCTGTCGTTTAACAAAATCACATGCATAGACCCG GTTTTGTGCGAGCTGAGTGAATTGCGTGTGTTGTACCTTCACGGCAACAACATCTGGAACCTgtcagatgttgaccagcttaGAGAGATGCAGTATCTACACACCATCACGTTGCATGGGAATGCCATAGAAACCAACATAAACTACAG gaatcATGTGATTACTGCCCTGCCTCATTTGAAGAAGATGGATTTCAGTGCTGTGACACGCGAACAGCAAGTCCTGGCAAATGTTTGGCATCACGGCAGAAATCGTGGGAAGAACACCAGGGAGAGCCTCCAGTGA